Genomic segment of Sphingomicrobium marinum:
GGTTTTTTGCTATTCATCTTCGATAGTGTAAGCCGCCCCCAAGACGAATCCCAAGAGAGAATTGCCCCATGCTGCGTTTCCTTGCCCTGCTTATTGCTGCCGCGACGGTGGCGACCCCGGCATCCGCCCAACTCAATCGCTCGGAAGGCGAAACCTTCATCGCCGCCGTGCGCGAGGGCGATAGCGGTACGGCGATCGGAATGCTGGAGCAGCCGGGCACGCGCATCGCCAATTTCAAGGGCTTCGAAGGCGAAACCGCGCTCCACATCGTCACGCAAAAGAAGGATTATCCCTGGCTGGTCACGCTGATACGTTATGATGCCGATCCGAACGTGGTCGATCGTAACGGGAACACACCGCTGATGATTGCCACGCAGCAGCGGTGGTACGAGGGCGCCGATCGCCTTGTTCGTGCCGGTGCCCAGGTCGACACGCCCAATGCCGCTGGCGAAACGCCGTTGATGCGCGCCGTGCTCTTGCGCCAACCCC
This window contains:
- a CDS encoding ankyrin repeat domain-containing protein — protein: MLRFLALLIAAATVATPASAQLNRSEGETFIAAVREGDSGTAIGMLEQPGTRIANFKGFEGETALHIVTQKKDYPWLVTLIRYDADPNVVDRNGNTPLMIATQQRWYEGADRLVRAGAQVDTPNAAGETPLMRAVLLRQPRLVKLFLEKGADPDRTDYSAGLSARDYARRDSRNPQLLEMIETVTATGESQGELKFGPTIEFPVSKKTDD